Below is a genomic region from Candidatus Binatia bacterium.
GACGGCGATGGCTGGGCCATCGACAACATCACCGTCAAGGTCGGCACCCAGCTCCGCTTCTTCGACAACTGCGAGAACGGCCAGGGCAGCTGGACTCCCTCGATCTTCCCGCCGGTGGGCGACCTGTACGCGATCAGCAACAACGTGTTCACCGAGGACATCTGCACCACCAACCGCACCAACGTGTGGTCGGATTGGGACGCCTCCACGCTCTCGGTGGTGCCGCGCCTGGACAACCTCCTCCGGACCCCGTCCGTCTTCATCAACAAGCCTGGCGAGGGCTTCGTCGTCTTCGACGTCTACCGGAATCTGCCGGCCGCCGCGTGCTTCTTCTACCACCTGCGCTACCGCACCCGGAACACCGGAGAGCCGGTATGGACCGAGTGGGTGGATCCGACGCGCGTCCTCTACTACGGCGCTTCCAAGGACTGGGCGCGGCAGAAGGTGGTGCTCCCCGGCGCGGCGAACCGGGACTCGGTGCAGGTCGAGTTCGGACTGACCGACTACGGCAGCATCTACTGTGACGGGATCGGATCGTCGAACGGGGTCTACACCTTCTTCGACAACGTCGCCGTCGGCGTGGTCACCGTGGCGCCCCCCATCTTCATCCAGCGCGACATCGACCTCTTCAACGACACGTTCAGCACGACCGCCTTCTTCAAGGACGACAACTTCAACACGGCGCTGGGTGACAGCGCGGTGGTCGAGGTGAGCTGCTCGCGAGGGTACAAGACGGGGTTCATGTACTACCGGTTCAATGGAGGCTCCTGGAGCTCCACGCCGCTCGGAAAATCGGCCGCCGCGCTCCCGAACCTGCGCTACGCGGACGTGCCGGCCGCCGCGTATCCGGCAAACACCAATCTCGAATACTACTTCGGCGTCACCGACAGCACGGACGCCACGACCTACCTGCCGGCGGGAGCGATCACCGACGGCACGTATTTCCAGGCCGCGATCCTGCCGCTGAAAACGGCGACGAATCCGGCGAACGCCTGCTTCGACAGCCTCGCCACCGTACTCTTCATCAACAACTACTCGGGTCGGGAGCCGAAGAACCTCTGGGCCGACGCCCTGAAAGCACAGGGCTACAAATTCGACACGTGGGATGTGAACGCCCCCACCAGCGCCCTGGGGAATACTCCCGGGGGCGCCAGCACCTCCGGTCCCTACGATTGGCCGCCGACGCCGGTGAGCGCGCTGACCCAGTACTCCACGATCATCTGGCATGCGGGCAGCCTGACCGCGTTCACGCTGTCGCAGCAGGATCAGGCACTGCTCCAAACCTGGATCCAGCAAACGGGCAAGAGTCGAAATCTCTGGATCGGCGGAGACAACGTCGCCTACGACCTGACCGTGAACAGCCTGGACTACAACTCGTTCCTGTCGTTCACCTGCGGGATGAAATACCTGCGCGACATGTGGGAGAACGCGCCCCAGGACACGCTGCACCCGCTGGTTCAAGGCTTCGCCGGGTCCCCGACGGCCGGACGCTTCATGCACGTGAACGACGACTGTCCGATTCTCGACAAGAACGACCTGATCGCCACGTCGACGCAGGGCGCGGCGAATGGAAAGGTCGGCATCGCGCTCAAGTACCCGAACAACTTCGCCGCCGCGACCCGGTACGCCACGAAGTACGTCTCGTTCGGCTCGGACAGCGCGCGGGTCTTCTTCCAGGGGTTCAATTTCAGCAACATCGAAGAGGGCGGGGAGCGTCTCAATTACGCGAAGAACATCATGCAGGGCTACTTCGGGGTGGCCAACTGCTACAGCCCGTCCGGCGTCGATGAAGATCCGGGTTCCGGCGCGCCGGCGATCCGCAACACCCTCGGCCAGAACGCGCCGAATCCGTTCAATCCCAGCACCGTCATCCGCTACTCGGTCGCCGAGACCGGCCCCGTCACGATCCGGATCTTCAACGCGGGCGGCGCCCTGGTGCGCACGCTGGTGGACGGCCAGCACGCCCCCGGCGAGTACACCGTGCGCTGGGACGGCAAGGACGCGAACGGCCAGCGCCTGAGCAGCGGCGTCTACTTCTACCGCATCGAGACCGGCGCCGGCTTCCGCGATTCGAAGAAGCTCATCCTCCTGAAGTAGTCGGGGCGGGCTTCGGCAGCTCGAAGCCGCTCCCGCAGAGCCGGCTCTGGCGCTCTCGACGACAGCCCTCACAAACTTCGGTCACTCCTCGTACGGTCTCGGCGTGAGGCGCGCTTGCGTGTCGGAAATTCGCGACATCTGTCCACCCATTTCACCGCTGCTAGCGCGTGTGAAACTCGCGACACCTGTCTTGAATTTTGCCCATCTTGAGCGTGTGTTAGCGCGCGGATTCACGTCGTGCGGTCCAGTTAATATATAAATAAACATGCCCCGGGGCATGTTCGCCTTCTCGCCCCGGGGCCGCTTCGGCGCTCGAGTTCTATCGAAGCGTGATTGGGTCTAAGCGTGAATCGGGCGTCCATCCACGGCCAGCGCCGCTTCTTTCACCGCCTCGGCCAGCGTGGGATGCGCGTGGCAGATTCGCGCGATGTCCTCGGCGCTCGCGCTGAACTCGATGGCCGCCACCGCCTCGGCGATCAGGTCGCCGGCGCGGGGGCCGATGATGTGCACGCCCAGGATCCGGTCGGTCTTGGCGTCCGCCAGGATCTTCACGCGCCCGTCGATCTGGCCCAGGGCGCGCGCGCGGCCGATCCCCCGGAAGAAGAAGACCCCTTTCCGGAACGCGACCCCGGCCGCGGTCAGCTCCTCCTCCGTTCGGCCGACCGACGCGATCTCGGGCTGCGTGTAGACGACTCCCGGGATCGCCTCGTAGTTCACGTGACCGTAGCCGGTGGCGATCCACTCGACGCACGCCACCCCCTCTTCGGACGCTTTGTGCGCGAGCATCGCGCCCCCGATCACGTCGCCGATGGCGTACACGCCTTCCGCCGACGTGCGATAGTGCTCGTCCACCGGGATCCGGCCGCGGTCGTCCGGCTTCAGGCCGACCGATTCCAGCCCGAGCCCCTCGGTATAGGGCACGCGCCCGACGGCCAGGAGCACGCGGTCCACGCGAAGCGGCTCCTGCCCCTCGCACGTGACCACGACTTCCTTCCCCTCGACCTTGGCGCCGGTGACCTTGGAGGTCAGCCGGAACTCCATTCCCTGCCGCTTGAACAGCCGGAACGCCTCCGTCGCGATCTCCGCGTCCATGCCGGGGAGAATGCGATCCAGGTATTCCAGCACGGTGACCCTGGACCCGAGTCGCAGCCACACCGATCCCATCTCGAGCCCGATGTACCCGGCGCCGATCACGGCGAGCCGCCCCGGCACCTCCGGCCAGGACAGGGCCTCCGTGCTGGTGCCGATCCGGTCGCCGTCCACGGTGACGCCGCGAAGCGGAGCCGACTTGCTGCCGGTCGCGATCAGGATGCTCTTGGCCTCGAGCGTGGCGGGCTCGGCGCCGCCTTCCACCGCCACGCGGCCCGGACCCGTGATTCTGCCGCGGCCGGAGTAACGCGTGACCTTGTTCTTTCGGAACAGCAGGTCCACGCCGCCCGTCAGGCCCTTCACGATCTCGTCCTTCCGCTTCATCATCACGCCGAGATCGAACGAGACCCCCTGCACGGTCACCCCGTGCGGCGCGAGCATCTCCTTGGTCTCGTGATAGCGCTCGCTGGATTCGAGAAGCGCCTTGCTCGGGATGCAGCCGACGCGAAGGCAGGTGCCTCCCAGCGCGGGCTCGAATTCGACGCAGGCGGTGTTCAGGCCCAGCTGCGCCGCGCGGATGGCGGCCACGTAGCCGCCGGGGCCGGATCCGATGACGATCAGGTCGTGTTTTGCGTTTGTCATTTCCGTTCCGAGGTCAGAGTCCGAGCAGCATCCGGGTGGGCCGCTCGATCAGCTCCTTCACGTGCTTCACGAAGGTGACCGATTCGCGGCCGTCGATGATGCGGTGGTCGTAGGTGAGCGCAACGTACATCATCGGCCGGATGACGATTTCGTCGTCGATCGCGACCGGGCGCTTGTGAATGGCGTGCAGCCCGAGGATCCCGCTCTGCGGCGGGTTGACGATCGGCGTTGAGAGCAGCGAGCCGTAGACGCCGCCGTTCGAGATGGTGAACGTGCCGCCCTTCAGCTCGTCCAGGCTCAGCTTGTTGTCGCGCGCGCGCTGCGCGAAGTCGGCGATCGCGATCTCGATCTCGGCAAAGGAGAGGCGGTCGGCGCCGCGCAGCACCGGCACGACCAGCCCGCGCCCGCCGCCCACGGCGATGCCGATGTCGTAGTAGTTCTTGTAGATGATCTCCTTCTCGCGGATCTCGGCGTTCACTTGCGGAAAGCGCATGAGCGCGTCGATCGCGGCCTTCACGAAGAAGGACATGAAGCCGAGCTTCACGCCGTAGCGCTCCTGGAAGGGCTGCTGGAGCTCCTCGCGCAGCGCCACGACGCCCGACATGTCGATCTCATTGAACGTGGTGAGGAGCGCCGCGGTGTTCTGCGCCTCCTTGAGCCGCTCGGCCACGCGCAGCCGGAGCGGCGACATCGGCACCGCTTCCTCGGTGGCGGAGGGCTCGCCCACGCCGGCTTCGCCCGCGCCCGCGACCGCCGCACCCGTGCCAGCCGCACCCGCGGCGGGCTCCGTCCGCGTGCGGCCCGGCTCGGGCTTCCGCGCCATGTGCTCCAGCTCGTCTTCCTTGAGGACGCGGCCGCCCGGGCCGCTCGCCGGCACGTCGGCCGGCGCGATCCCGTGCTGCCCCATCAGCCGGTCGGCCGAGGGCATGCGGGGGGGCGCGGCGGAGGGCGGTGCGGGCATCGGCGTCGCGCTCGGTGCGGGCGTTCCCTTCGGGGCCGCCTTGGCCGCGGGGGCGGCGCCGGCCTTCGGAGTGGGGGCGGCCGGAGCGGGAGCCGCGCTCGCCGCGCCAGCGGCGGGGGCCACCACCGCGCGCGCCGCGGAAGCCGCCGCCTTGGGCGTGCCCTTGGCCGGCTTGGCGCCATTTCCGCCGGCGCCTTCGGCCATCGTCGCGATCAGCTCGCCGATCTTCACGACGTCGCCCTTCTTCTTGAGCAGCTTCTCGATCGTGCCCGAGACCGGCGCGGGAAGCTCCAGCGTCGCCTTGTCGGACTCGATCTCGACCACCGCCTCGTCGCGCTCCACCCGATCGCCCTCGCCCTTCAGCCAGGCGCCGATCTGGACCTCTTTGATGGACTCGCCGACCTCGGGGACTCTCAGCTCAACCGCCATGCGCCGAAGGCTCCTTGTCGAAGGCCGCGAGCAGGAGCCGCTCCTGCTCGATCTTGTGGCTGCTCGCGGCACCACTTGCGGGCGTCGCCGATTCCGCGCGGCTCACGACGTGGAAGGGGTGCCGGCCCAACAGCCGGTCCCCGAACCGCGCGCGCAGGAACGGCCACGCGCCCATGTTGCGCGGCTCTTCCTGCACCCAGGTGATCGCGAGCTCCTTGGGGAGTCCCGCGAACAGCCGCTCCAGCGTCTCCTCGGCCAGCGGGTAGAGCTGCTCCAGCCGCACGATGGCCGTCGTCGTCTCGCCCAGCTCCTCGCGCGTTCGCATCAGCTCGTAGTAGATCTTCCCCGAGCAGAAGAGCACGCGCTTCGCTTTGTCGTTCGGCACCGCGGCGTCCGCGAGCACGCGCTCGAACGTTCCGCTCGCGAGCTCGGCCATCGGCGACACCGCGTCGGGATGACGCAACAGGCTCTTCGGCGTCATCACGATCAGCGGCTTCCGCCATGGCCGCTTCACCTGGCGGCGCAGCAGGTGAAAATACTGCGCGGGGGTGGTCGGATACGCAACCTGGATGTTGTCGCGCGCGGCGAGCTGGAGGAATCGCTCGATCCGGGCGCTCGAATGCTCCGAGCCCATCCCCTCGAAGCCGTGCGGGAGCAAGAGGACGAGCCCCGAGAGCCGGCGCCACTTCTCCTCGCCGCTCGTCAGGAACTGGTCCACGATCACCTGGCCCGCGTTGGCGAAATCGCCGAACTGCGCCTCCCAGGCCACGAGGCCGTCGGGCGTCTCCAGGGAATAGCCGTACTCGAATC
It encodes:
- a CDS encoding FlgD immunoglobulin-like domain containing protein: MIREEFPIPTTPPSTTVPLSKRLPLLTPPPLEETVVFQDSLNALTINNQGNWTHVDNSAKPTAWHLDTFYGCQGNGWWCGRIDSTWIYDTNRAGYENSWTQYLQNGVWLDSLPNNTSIKLSFRHHLNVEQGFDFGRIEVYDLSQNDWVTIANYTGKVPNNGTCDTATVIIPDSIATVFYSIVDRSQHQKVQFRFSFLSDAAYSSQDGLYDGDGWAIDNITVKVGTQLRFFDNCENGQGSWTPSIFPPVGDLYAISNNVFTEDICTTNRTNVWSDWDASTLSVVPRLDNLLRTPSVFINKPGEGFVVFDVYRNLPAAACFFYHLRYRTRNTGEPVWTEWVDPTRVLYYGASKDWARQKVVLPGAANRDSVQVEFGLTDYGSIYCDGIGSSNGVYTFFDNVAVGVVTVAPPIFIQRDIDLFNDTFSTTAFFKDDNFNTALGDSAVVEVSCSRGYKTGFMYYRFNGGSWSSTPLGKSAAALPNLRYADVPAAAYPANTNLEYYFGVTDSTDATTYLPAGAITDGTYFQAAILPLKTATNPANACFDSLATVLFINNYSGREPKNLWADALKAQGYKFDTWDVNAPTSALGNTPGGASTSGPYDWPPTPVSALTQYSTIIWHAGSLTAFTLSQQDQALLQTWIQQTGKSRNLWIGGDNVAYDLTVNSLDYNSFLSFTCGMKYLRDMWENAPQDTLHPLVQGFAGSPTAGRFMHVNDDCPILDKNDLIATSTQGAANGKVGIALKYPNNFAAATRYATKYVSFGSDSARVFFQGFNFSNIEEGGERLNYAKNIMQGYFGVANCYSPSGVDEDPGSGAPAIRNTLGQNAPNPFNPSTVIRYSVAETGPVTIRIFNAGGALVRTLVDGQHAPGEYTVRWDGKDANGQRLSSGVYFYRIETGAGFRDSKKLILLK
- the lpdA gene encoding dihydrolipoyl dehydrogenase — protein: MTNAKHDLIVIGSGPGGYVAAIRAAQLGLNTACVEFEPALGGTCLRVGCIPSKALLESSERYHETKEMLAPHGVTVQGVSFDLGVMMKRKDEIVKGLTGGVDLLFRKNKVTRYSGRGRITGPGRVAVEGGAEPATLEAKSILIATGSKSAPLRGVTVDGDRIGTSTEALSWPEVPGRLAVIGAGYIGLEMGSVWLRLGSRVTVLEYLDRILPGMDAEIATEAFRLFKRQGMEFRLTSKVTGAKVEGKEVVVTCEGQEPLRVDRVLLAVGRVPYTEGLGLESVGLKPDDRGRIPVDEHYRTSAEGVYAIGDVIGGAMLAHKASEEGVACVEWIATGYGHVNYEAIPGVVYTQPEIASVGRTEEELTAAGVAFRKGVFFFRGIGRARALGQIDGRVKILADAKTDRILGVHIIGPRAGDLIAEAVAAIEFSASAEDIARICHAHPTLAEAVKEAALAVDGRPIHA
- the odhB gene encoding 2-oxoglutarate dehydrogenase complex dihydrolipoyllysine-residue succinyltransferase, with the translated sequence MAVELRVPEVGESIKEVQIGAWLKGEGDRVERDEAVVEIESDKATLELPAPVSGTIEKLLKKKGDVVKIGELIATMAEGAGGNGAKPAKGTPKAAASAARAVVAPAAGAASAAPAPAAPTPKAGAAPAAKAAPKGTPAPSATPMPAPPSAAPPRMPSADRLMGQHGIAPADVPASGPGGRVLKEDELEHMARKPEPGRTRTEPAAGAAGTGAAVAGAGEAGVGEPSATEEAVPMSPLRLRVAERLKEAQNTAALLTTFNEIDMSGVVALREELQQPFQERYGVKLGFMSFFVKAAIDALMRFPQVNAEIREKEIIYKNYYDIGIAVGGGRGLVVPVLRGADRLSFAEIEIAIADFAQRARDNKLSLDELKGGTFTISNGGVYGSLLSTPIVNPPQSGILGLHAIHKRPVAIDDEIVIRPMMYVALTYDHRIIDGRESVTFVKHVKELIERPTRMLLGL